The DNA segment TTTCGTTCATATAATAAACATAAAGAGAGGATTTTCTAATGAAAGTTAATTATTCTATTGTCCAAGAAAGACGAAATCATATCATGGCGCTCATTCAAAAATTAGGTGAAATTAGTGTATCAACCTTAGCGAAAGAATTTAGTGTTTCCGAACTAACCATTCGTAGAGACTTGCAGTATTGGGAAGATAAAGGAGCGGTTTTGCGCCATCATGGTGGCGTCAAGTTTGTACAAACCATGGTAAATCTAAATACTGAATATCTAACCAACGATAAATATAAACACGCTATTGCTAAATACGCCGCTCAATACGTTAATGATGGAGATACCATTTTTATTAACACCAGTTCAACCGCTCTTTTAACCATTCAATACATCATTAACAAACGTGTTATTGTCATCACCAATAATGCCAAAGCCGTACAATTAAAGCATGATCCCCTGCTTTCCATTGTCTTAACCGGTGGCGAACTTCGTTTTCCAAAAGAATCCATGGTCGGTGATTTTGCAATGAACAATCTAAAACGAGTAAGGGCGAACAAATGTTTTCTAGGATGCAGTGGTATCAGTCACAAAGATGGAATCACAACCGCTATTATGGCAGAAGCTAGTATCAATGAAACCATGATTGAAAGAACAACTGGTGAGCGATTTATCCTATGTGATTATACAAAGGTAGGCAATAAACATTCCTTTCTATCCGGGAATATCAGTGATATCAATTATTTGATAAGCGATATTAATGCCGATGATGAAGAAATCGAAAAAATCAAAGAGGCAAATGTTGAAGTCATTAAGTTAACACCACTATTAAAATATTAAAAAGAATTAAGAAGATTATTTTCTTCTTAATTCTTTTTCATTTAGTATAGATACTCATCACTTAGACTAGACCTCTTAACCATCAATTGATATAAATCACAATTTTTCATTAAATCTTCATGTTGGCCACTATGATCCAGTTGACCATCCTTAAGAACTAGGATTTGATTTACCTTTTCAATGGATTTCAAACGATGAGTAACAATTAAAACCGTCTTATTTTGAATCAATTGATTGATAGCTTGTTGGATTTCCATTTCGTTTTCGACATCCAAAGAAGCAGATATTTCATCTAATAAGATAATTGGTGCATCCTTTAAGAAGGCCCTAGCAATTGAAATACGTTGTCTTTCTCCACCCGATAAACGTGAACCATTCTCACCAATCTTAGTTTGGTATCCATCTGGAAGTCGGGAAACAATCTTATCCACATTGGCGGCTTTAGCAGCTGCTAATACTTCTTCATCGCCGGCTTCCTTACGACCAATACGAATATTTTCTAAAATGGATGTATTAAATAATTCAACTTCTTGGAAAACAATGGAGATATTCTGGAACAAAGTTTGTGTTGAAATTGATTGAATATCGTGACCACCAATTAAAATCTTACCTTCTTGATAATCATACAATCTCGATAACAAACGAAGTACCGTTGTCTTACCACAACCGGAAGGACCGACTAAAGCCGTTACTTGTCCTTGTTTTGCACAAAAGCTCAAATCTTCAATAACCTTGTTTTCAGCATAAGCAAAACCAACCTTTTGAAATTCAATATCAAAGGAATGAAGGCTTATGTCTGTTCCCTCTTGAATTTTTTCATTATTCAAATCCGTAATACGCTTAAACGAATCCAAGAAGAATAAACCCATTAATAAATATTCCTTCATACTATTGAATTGGGATGACAAACTGCCGGCTGCCATCAAATAACCTAAGAAATACAAAATGGATAACTGTCCTTTTTGAAATAAATAAGCGCCCACAATAGCAGTGAAGAATGGTGCTAAATAAGGTAAGACACCAATCAACGCAGAGATG comes from the Bulleidia sp. zg-1006 genome and includes:
- a CDS encoding DeoR/GlpR family DNA-binding transcription regulator, producing MKVNYSIVQERRNHIMALIQKLGEISVSTLAKEFSVSELTIRRDLQYWEDKGAVLRHHGGVKFVQTMVNLNTEYLTNDKYKHAIAKYAAQYVNDGDTIFINTSSTALLTIQYIINKRVIVITNNAKAVQLKHDPLLSIVLTGGELRFPKESMVGDFAMNNLKRVRANKCFLGCSGISHKDGITTAIMAEASINETMIERTTGERFILCDYTKVGNKHSFLSGNISDINYLISDINADDEEIEKIKEANVEVIKLTPLLKY
- a CDS encoding ABC transporter ATP-binding protein; the encoded protein is MLNKFLSRFGLSEKGIHDTKKAAALTSVKFVLFTTVPMLVFVFLQNYMQNQLHSLWFYLAILVSIIFVKYFLLKWEYKLTYDTTYEESIAMRVQIADRFRKLPLSYFSKHNLSDLSQTVMMDVGNLEMFMSHALPQGIGFVLFYTIMTVFLLIGNVYLGIAVCLPIWIALVLILLTKDIQTRNVKKYYQQLLKNSNSFQDAFEMQQEIKSYSMQEQVKQDVARAIDDTEILHRRADFTMASISALIGVLPYLAPFFTAIVGAYLFQKGQLSILYFLGYLMAAGSLSSQFNSMKEYLLMGLFFLDSFKRITDLNNEKIQEGTDISLHSFDIEFQKVGFAYAENKVIEDLSFCAKQGQVTALVGPSGCGKTTVLRLLSRLYDYQEGKILIGGHDIQSISTQTLFQNISIVFQEVELFNTSILENIRIGRKEAGDEEVLAAAKAANVDKIVSRLPDGYQTKIGENGSRLSGGERQRISIARAFLKDAPIILLDEISASLDVENEMEIQQAINQLIQNKTVLIVTHRLKSIEKVNQILVLKDGQLDHSGQHEDLMKNCDLYQLMVKRSSLSDEYLY